One genomic window of Tenacibaculum tangerinum includes the following:
- a CDS encoding sodium:solute symporter has translation MLANSFITNGPAWVNGLSWADIIIIILYFLFVVYLGIKYSKSKDEKSYFLAGRGMSWSVIGFSLFAASISSSTLIGQAGDAYSTGIAVFNYNLISVLVMIFFAWFILPFYIKSKIFTIPEFLEKRFNTASRYYFSAITIIVNIFLDAAGSLYAAAMVMKLVFPEASILTLSIIFAIVVAVYTIPGGLSAAIRVDLMQGIFLLIGSVVLTLYATYNGGAEYVKELLAEGDILMSLVRPNDDSSVPWLGMIVGIPILGMFFWGNNQQLVQRVLTAKSVDEGRKGVLLVGFLTMLTLFLIIIPGVMAIKLFPDLPKPDMVYPHLIMELLPNILIGFMIAAMVAALTSSLSGLLNSVATLFTMDFYSKIKPESTSKQKVRVGKMASITVLIIAVMWAPQIGKQFGTLLKYYQEMLSIMAPPIVAAFILGIFWKRTNATGAFSGLIAGILLGIANIIFTVNNGHSIFGDIHFLLTVPYYFFWSMLVMVVVSLTTKKPPLEKTENLTFTLDEFRRETSSLKEQSIYKSYRFWSYMLIAFCFIILILFW, from the coding sequence ATGCTGGCAAATAGTTTTATTACCAACGGCCCTGCATGGGTAAATGGCCTTTCATGGGCAGATATTATAATCATTATACTCTATTTTCTTTTTGTCGTGTACTTGGGTATAAAGTATAGTAAAAGTAAAGATGAGAAATCTTATTTTTTAGCAGGTCGTGGTATGAGTTGGTCTGTTATTGGGTTTTCACTTTTTGCAGCAAGTATCTCTAGCTCTACATTAATAGGACAAGCAGGTGATGCCTACAGTACGGGTATAGCGGTGTTTAATTATAACCTGATTTCGGTGTTGGTTATGATATTTTTTGCGTGGTTTATTTTGCCCTTCTATATCAAATCAAAAATATTTACCATTCCTGAATTTCTTGAGAAACGATTTAATACAGCTTCTAGATACTATTTTTCAGCAATTACCATTATTGTGAATATTTTTTTAGATGCAGCAGGCTCTTTATATGCTGCTGCCATGGTTATGAAATTGGTATTCCCAGAAGCATCAATACTCACACTTTCAATCATATTTGCTATCGTAGTTGCGGTGTATACGATTCCAGGTGGGCTATCAGCAGCAATTAGAGTTGATTTAATGCAGGGGATTTTCTTGTTAATTGGTTCGGTTGTTTTAACGTTATATGCCACTTATAATGGAGGCGCAGAATATGTAAAAGAGCTACTTGCAGAAGGAGATATATTAATGAGTTTAGTGAGACCTAACGACGATTCTTCGGTACCTTGGTTAGGAATGATTGTGGGGATTCCCATTCTAGGGATGTTCTTTTGGGGTAATAACCAACAATTGGTACAGCGTGTGCTCACAGCTAAATCTGTTGATGAAGGGCGAAAAGGGGTATTATTAGTAGGTTTTTTAACCATGCTAACCTTGTTCTTAATCATTATTCCCGGAGTTATGGCTATCAAGCTATTTCCAGATTTACCAAAACCAGATATGGTATACCCTCATCTTATTATGGAGCTTTTACCAAATATTCTTATAGGGTTTATGATTGCTGCGATGGTGGCTGCACTAACTTCTTCTTTAAGTGGATTGTTAAACTCAGTTGCCACACTTTTTACAATGGATTTTTACAGTAAAATAAAACCAGAAAGTACCTCAAAACAAAAGGTAAGAGTTGGTAAAATGGCTTCTATTACAGTATTAATAATTGCTGTAATGTGGGCACCACAGATTGGAAAACAATTTGGAACGCTCTTAAAATATTATCAAGAAATGTTGTCCATCATGGCACCTCCAATTGTAGCGGCTTTTATCTTAGGTATTTTTTGGAAAAGAACCAATGCAACAGGTGCTTTTTCTGGACTGATAGCTGGAATTTTATTAGGAATCGCTAATATTATATTTACTGTAAATAATGGGCATTCAATTTTTGGAGATATTCACTTTTTACTCACAGTACCTTATTATTTCTTTTGGAGTATGTTAGTGATGGTGGTCGTTAGTTTAACAACTAAAAAACCACCACTTGAAAAAACAGAAAACTTAACATTTACATTAGACGAGTTTAGACGCGAAACTAGTAGTTTAAAGGAACAATCAATCTACAAAAGTTACAGGTTTTGGTCTTACATGCTCATCGCATTTTGTTTCATCATTTTAATTTTATTCTGGTAA
- a CDS encoding sulfatase family protein produces the protein MNLFSTYKTIFLLLVSIISFSSCKQKEEQKKPNFLFVLVDDQPFDALESSGRYPFLKTPNMQRLQDEGAIFENFYVTQSICSPSRASFLTGTYPHIHGVNQNNKHVDPDWETYQPYNAHLQKAGYQTAHVGKIHMAHYRNEKHIRPGFDYWYSFIGQGDYFDPKVNDNGKEYQEKGYITDILTDKAVNWLKEKRDANKPFSLNLWHKAVHENHSPAPRHNKIFKEDSLPTPPYDTHLENFAGKPEWQRIKAWDSKWKEYVHSDTLAPKPWPIKGYKFKSLLETLLAVDESLGKVLQTLEEIGELENTVIIYSSDNGYFMGEHGYWDKRIAYENSMKIPMLIRYPKKIKSGTVINQYALNIDLAPTILELAGVEKPNYMQGESMVNILDESKEHEDWRKSFMFEYYVDDAYPYAGPNMLALRAGKYKLVDAFLENDIDELYDLEKDPGEMHNLINDANYDVVEKELRQELEKLKLKYKYNTDRDWWLRSQVPTKKDKES, from the coding sequence ATGAATTTATTTAGTACGTATAAAACTATTTTTCTGTTGCTTGTTTCAATAATAAGTTTTTCATCATGTAAACAAAAAGAAGAACAGAAAAAACCGAATTTTTTGTTTGTTTTGGTAGATGACCAACCGTTTGATGCCTTAGAGTCTAGTGGAAGGTATCCGTTTTTAAAGACGCCAAACATGCAACGATTGCAGGATGAAGGGGCAATTTTTGAAAATTTTTATGTTACCCAATCTATTTGTTCTCCCTCTAGAGCAAGTTTTTTAACAGGAACATATCCACACATACATGGAGTTAATCAAAATAACAAACACGTCGACCCAGACTGGGAAACCTACCAACCCTATAATGCACATCTGCAAAAGGCGGGTTATCAAACAGCTCATGTAGGTAAAATACACATGGCGCATTATAGAAATGAAAAACACATACGACCTGGTTTTGACTATTGGTATAGCTTTATTGGACAAGGTGATTATTTCGATCCGAAAGTAAATGATAATGGAAAAGAATATCAAGAAAAAGGATATATTACAGATATTTTAACCGACAAAGCTGTTAACTGGTTAAAAGAAAAAAGAGACGCGAACAAGCCTTTTAGTTTAAACCTATGGCATAAGGCGGTGCATGAAAATCATTCTCCTGCTCCTAGGCACAACAAAATATTTAAGGAAGATAGTCTGCCAACACCTCCGTACGATACACATTTAGAAAATTTCGCAGGAAAGCCGGAGTGGCAGCGAATTAAGGCTTGGGATTCTAAATGGAAAGAGTATGTACACTCAGATACTTTAGCGCCAAAACCTTGGCCAATTAAAGGATACAAATTTAAGAGTCTGTTAGAAACTTTGTTGGCGGTCGATGAATCTCTTGGCAAGGTACTCCAGACCCTTGAAGAAATTGGTGAATTAGAAAATACCGTAATTATTTACAGTAGCGATAATGGCTATTTTATGGGAGAACATGGGTATTGGGATAAGAGAATTGCCTATGAAAATTCCATGAAAATCCCAATGTTAATTAGATATCCTAAAAAAATTAAATCAGGTACTGTTATTAATCAATATGCCTTGAATATCGATTTGGCACCAACTATTTTAGAGTTAGCAGGAGTAGAAAAACCAAATTATATGCAAGGTGAATCAATGGTGAATATATTAGATGAAAGTAAAGAGCATGAGGACTGGCGAAAATCATTCATGTTCGAGTATTATGTAGATGATGCGTACCCTTATGCAGGACCAAATATGTTAGCGCTTAGAGCTGGTAAGTATAAATTGGTCGATGCCTTTTTAGAAAATGATATCGATGAGCTTTATGACTTAGAAAAAGATCCAGGAGAAATGCACAATTTAATTAACGATGCAAACTACGATGTAGTAGAGAAGGAATTAAGGCAAGAATTAGAAAAATTAAAATTAAAGTATAAATATAATACTGATAGAGACTGGTGGTTGCGAAGTCAAGTACCAACAAAAAAAGATAAAGAGTCTTAA